The following proteins are encoded in a genomic region of Amycolatopsis sulphurea:
- a CDS encoding DUF1059 domain-containing protein: MTRKIADCRDMPSESGCTLAITGEEEEVVAAAAAHAATVHGHTDNEELRAAIRNDLRDAPSEAAPGGFVQLIEFRADAQGMERFDELAQQWKHDIGSDRTAGWYLVGADRDEPGRYVQIVEFPSYEDAMSNSKHPATGRIAAGMSELVDGEPSYRNLDVVRAETP; this comes from the coding sequence ATGACCCGCAAGATCGCCGACTGCCGCGACATGCCCAGTGAGAGCGGCTGCACCCTCGCCATCACCGGCGAGGAAGAGGAAGTGGTAGCCGCTGCCGCCGCGCACGCCGCTACGGTCCATGGTCACACCGACAACGAAGAGCTCCGCGCCGCGATCCGCAACGACCTCCGGGACGCGCCGTCCGAGGCCGCGCCCGGTGGGTTCGTGCAGCTCATCGAGTTCCGCGCGGATGCCCAGGGGATGGAGCGCTTCGACGAGCTCGCCCAGCAGTGGAAACACGACATCGGAAGCGATCGCACCGCAGGCTGGTACCTCGTCGGAGCCGACCGCGACGAACCGGGCCGCTACGTGCAGATTGTGGAATTCCCCAGCTACGAGGACGCTATGTCCAATTCCAAGCACCCGGCCACCGGTCGGATAGCCGCCGGGATGAGCGAACTGGTCGACGGAGAGCCCAGCTACCGCAACCTCGACGTGGTCCGCGCAGAAACCCCCTGA